A window of Dickeya zeae NCPPB 2538 contains these coding sequences:
- the tldD gene encoding metalloprotease TldD: MSLTFVSEQLLTANKLSHQDLQSILGTLSERRLDYADLYFQSSYHESWVLEDRIIKDGSYHIDQGVGIRAISGEKTGFAYADQITLNALQQSAQAARSIVREQGNGTVKTLGEVPHRGLYPQANPLDSLSREDKIALLQRVDATARAADSRVQEVTASLTGVYELVLVAATDGTLAADVRPLVRLSVSVLVEEDGRRERGSSGGGARTGYDYFWQQADGEARAEAWAKEAVRMALVNLSAVAAPAGSMPVVLGAGWPGVLLHEAVGHGLEGDFNRRGTSVFSGQVGKLVASELCTVVDDGTLEGRRGSLAMDDEGVPGQYNVLIENGVLKGYMQDKLNARLMGVAPTGNGRRESYAHLPMPRMTNTYMLAGQSTPEEIIASVEYGLYAPNFGGGQVDITSGKFVFSTSEAYLIEKGRVTTPVKGATLIGSGIEAMQQISMVGNDLALDRGVGVCGKEGQSLPVGVGQPTLKLDSITVGGTA, encoded by the coding sequence ATGAGTCTGACATTTGTCAGTGAGCAATTACTCACGGCTAATAAACTGAGCCATCAGGATTTACAGTCCATTCTGGGTACGTTGAGTGAGCGGCGTCTTGATTACGCCGATCTGTATTTTCAGTCGAGTTACCACGAGTCCTGGGTGCTGGAAGACCGCATTATCAAGGACGGTTCTTATCATATCGACCAAGGGGTCGGGATCCGCGCTATCAGCGGGGAAAAGACCGGTTTTGCCTACGCTGACCAGATAACGCTCAATGCGTTGCAGCAAAGCGCGCAGGCGGCACGCAGCATTGTGCGTGAGCAGGGTAACGGCACGGTGAAAACGCTGGGTGAGGTGCCGCATCGTGGTCTGTACCCGCAAGCTAACCCACTGGATAGTCTGAGTCGTGAAGATAAGATTGCCCTGTTGCAACGCGTTGACGCCACCGCCCGAGCGGCCGATTCGCGCGTGCAGGAAGTCACCGCCAGTTTAACCGGCGTGTATGAACTGGTATTGGTGGCCGCTACCGATGGCACGCTGGCGGCGGATGTCCGTCCGTTGGTACGCTTATCCGTCAGTGTGTTGGTGGAAGAGGATGGCCGTCGTGAACGTGGTTCGAGCGGCGGTGGTGCACGTACCGGTTACGATTATTTCTGGCAGCAGGCCGATGGTGAAGCACGGGCGGAAGCCTGGGCTAAAGAAGCGGTGCGTATGGCGCTGGTGAATTTGTCGGCGGTCGCGGCACCGGCCGGGTCAATGCCAGTGGTGCTGGGCGCAGGCTGGCCAGGCGTGTTGTTGCACGAAGCAGTCGGGCACGGTCTGGAAGGCGATTTTAACCGTCGCGGTACCTCGGTGTTCAGTGGTCAGGTCGGCAAGCTGGTGGCGTCCGAGCTATGTACGGTGGTGGATGACGGCACGCTGGAAGGGCGTCGCGGTTCACTGGCGATGGACGATGAAGGCGTTCCCGGCCAATACAATGTGCTGATCGAAAACGGCGTCCTCAAAGGCTACATGCAGGATAAGCTGAATGCCCGTCTGATGGGCGTCGCGCCGACCGGCAACGGCCGCCGCGAATCTTACGCGCATCTGCCGATGCCAAGGATGACCAACACCTACATGCTGGCCGGTCAATCGACCCCCGAGGAGATTATCGCCAGCGTGGAATATGGCCTGTATGCGCCGAACTTTGGCGGTGGTCAGGTGGATATTACCTCCGGTAAATTTGTGTTCTCCACGTCTGAAGCGTATTTGATTGAGAAGGGACGCGTGACCACGCCGGTGAAAGGAGCGACGTTAATTGGCTCCGGTATTGAGGCCATGCAGCAGATCTCGATGGTCGGCAACGATCTGGCGCTGGACAGAGGCGTCGGGGTGTGCGGCAAAGAAGGGCAAAGCCTGCCGGTAGGCGTCGGTCAGCCAACGTTGAAGCTCGATAGCATTACGGTAGGCGGTACCGCCTGA
- the aaeR gene encoding HTH-type transcriptional activator AaeR encodes MERLKSMSVFASVVEFGSFTAAARQLAMSVSAVSQTVTRLEDELQVKLLNRSTRSIGLTEAGRIYYHGCRRMLHEAHEVHEQLYAFNNTPIGTLRIGSSSTMAQNVLATMTTEMLKEYPGLSVNLVCGIPAPDLIADGLDIVIRVGALQDSSLYSTRLGSMPMVVCAAKSYLAQHTTPEKPGDVSNASWLEYSVRPDSEFELIAPEGITTRLTPQGRFVTNDPVTLIRWLKNGAGIAYVPLMWVFEEIKRGEIEILFSRYHSDPRPVYALYTRRDNLPLKVQVCINYLTEYFNKVALIYQGYRQEHPQTGLPQK; translated from the coding sequence ATGGAACGATTAAAGAGTATGTCAGTGTTCGCCAGCGTGGTGGAATTCGGCTCGTTTACCGCCGCCGCACGCCAACTGGCAATGAGCGTCTCCGCCGTCAGTCAGACGGTGACCCGGCTGGAAGATGAACTACAGGTGAAGCTGCTCAACCGCAGCACCCGTAGCATCGGGCTGACGGAAGCAGGCAGGATCTATTACCACGGCTGCCGACGTATGCTGCACGAAGCCCATGAAGTGCATGAGCAGTTATACGCGTTCAACAATACGCCAATCGGTACCTTGCGCATCGGCAGTTCCTCCACCATGGCGCAAAACGTACTGGCCACGATGACCACAGAAATGCTAAAGGAGTACCCCGGATTATCAGTTAATCTGGTGTGTGGGATCCCAGCACCAGACCTGATTGCCGATGGGCTGGATATCGTTATTCGCGTCGGCGCGTTGCAGGATTCCAGCCTGTATAGCACCCGCCTGGGTTCGATGCCCATGGTGGTGTGCGCCGCCAAAAGCTATCTGGCCCAACATACCACGCCGGAAAAACCCGGTGATGTAAGCAACGCCTCCTGGCTCGAATACAGCGTTCGCCCGGACAGCGAATTCGAACTGATCGCCCCGGAAGGCATCACCACCCGACTGACGCCGCAAGGGCGCTTCGTCACCAATGACCCGGTTACGCTGATTCGCTGGCTGAAAAACGGCGCTGGCATCGCTTATGTACCGTTAATGTGGGTATTTGAAGAGATCAAACGTGGCGAGATAGAAATCCTCTTTTCGCGCTACCACTCCGATCCACGCCCGGTGTACGCACTTTATACCCGCCGCGACAACCTGCCGCTGAAAGTTCAGGTGTGCATCAACTACCTGACTGAGTACTTCAACAAGGTGGCGCTGATTTATCAGGGATACCGGCAGGAGCACCCGCAAACCGGGCTACCGCAGAAATAA
- the aaeX gene encoding p-hydroxybenzoic acid efflux pump operon protein AaeX → MNSLPVMVLFGLSFPPVFFVLLVTLALFFVCIRLLHPTGIYDLVWHPALFNTALFICLFYLLFRFGL, encoded by the coding sequence ATGAATTCACTCCCGGTTATGGTGCTGTTTGGTTTGTCGTTTCCACCGGTATTTTTTGTACTGCTGGTGACGCTGGCGTTATTTTTTGTCTGCATTCGGCTGCTGCATCCCACGGGGATTTATGACCTGGTGTGGCACCCGGCCTTGTTTAATACCGCACTGTTTATCTGCCTGTTCTATCTGCTGTTCCGTTTCGGTCTTTGA
- the aaeA gene encoding p-hydroxybenzoic acid efflux pump subunit AaeA produces the protein MAITLLLVLLAAVALVRVWSFYTESPWTRDARFSADVVAIAPDVSGLLTEVKVQDNQPVKQGDVLFVIDQPRYQQALEEAQADVGYYQALVDEKKRESARRLHLGVQAMSREEIEQSGNALQTTQHQLAKAQAELEQAKLDLARTVVRAPSDGWVTNLHVHAGEFITRGSTAVALVKKDSFYLLAYMEETKLAGVRPGYRVEITPLGSNQILFGSVDSIAAGVTNSSSSSDIKGLATVDSNLEWVRLAQRVPVKIRLDRQWGDLYPAGTTATVVVTGEHTRNTTPMSPLLQLLHRLREFG, from the coding sequence ATGGCAATAACACTGTTACTGGTGTTGTTGGCGGCGGTAGCACTGGTGCGCGTATGGTCGTTTTACACCGAATCCCCCTGGACGCGTGACGCTCGTTTTAGCGCCGATGTCGTCGCGATAGCCCCTGATGTCAGCGGCCTGTTGACCGAGGTAAAAGTGCAGGATAACCAGCCGGTGAAACAAGGCGATGTGTTGTTCGTCATCGATCAACCACGTTACCAGCAGGCGCTGGAAGAGGCTCAGGCTGATGTGGGCTATTATCAGGCGCTGGTCGATGAGAAAAAACGAGAGTCGGCGCGCCGTTTACACCTCGGCGTGCAGGCGATGTCGCGCGAAGAAATAGAACAATCCGGCAATGCGTTGCAGACCACGCAGCACCAACTGGCGAAGGCACAGGCGGAGCTGGAACAGGCGAAGCTCGATCTGGCGCGCACAGTGGTGAGAGCCCCGTCGGATGGCTGGGTCACCAATTTACATGTGCATGCCGGTGAGTTCATTACCCGTGGTTCTACGGCGGTGGCGCTGGTGAAGAAAGACTCGTTCTATCTGCTGGCCTACATGGAAGAAACCAAGCTGGCGGGTGTACGTCCCGGTTATCGGGTGGAAATCACGCCGCTGGGCAGCAACCAGATTTTGTTCGGCTCGGTGGACAGCATCGCGGCGGGGGTCACCAACAGCAGCAGTTCCTCTGATATCAAAGGACTGGCGACGGTGGACTCCAATCTGGAATGGGTGCGGCTGGCGCAACGGGTACCGGTAAAAATTCGCCTCGACCGGCAATGGGGCGACCTGTATCCGGCTGGAACCACCGCCACCGTGGTGGTGACCGGTGAGCATACCCGTAACACCACGCCGATGTCGCCGTTATTGCAACTGCTGCATCGCCTGCGTGAGTTCGGCTAA
- the aaeB gene encoding p-hydroxybenzoic acid efflux pump subunit AaeB, translating into MINSPAFLRLRFAFKLSTAIVLSLVLGFHLQLETPRWAALTAAIVAAGPAFVAGGDPFSGAIRHRGMLRVIGTFIGCIGALVIIIATVRAPALMLLLCCLWAGVCVWISSLVKVENAYVFALAGYTTLIIIVTSQSEPLRILQFAVERCSEIVLGIVCAILADLLFSPRSIKQEIDRAVEELLVGQYHLLQRCVNGISKEELDAVWNGLVRKTHAINGMRSVLMMESSRWQGASRRITTLLTQSWVMITQACETRLTLQDHPDAVKGAIAVMLEQPAETPADVQRRLRQLRHLAAAHSRSLPPTLVSWLGAAARYQLLAKGVKTNVRISQSEAALLEADIPVKASSAETHHAMINGVRTAVATGLGCLFWLWTGWTSGSVCMVMLAVVTSLAMRLPNPLMAAKDFLIGTLVALPLGALMFMLVLPSTQQSLLLLCLSLGGVAFVIGIEVQKRRLGSLGALASTINILVLSNPMKFNLSQFLDNAIGQVIGCILALSVILLIRDNTREQTGRTLLNRFVFGAVSALSTRPARRQENHLPALYQHLFLLLNLFPGEIGKYRLALSLIMMHQRLRTLVLPVSPALSAFHRQMRATAEQVIGATRDRSLHFSRLLAQMDEYQQLLRDHQVSDEAIDAVGRLTALLHRHQHALGD; encoded by the coding sequence ATGATCAACAGTCCCGCGTTTTTGCGTCTGCGGTTTGCGTTCAAACTCAGTACCGCCATCGTGTTGTCGCTGGTACTGGGCTTTCACCTGCAACTGGAAACCCCGCGCTGGGCGGCCCTTACCGCCGCTATTGTGGCGGCGGGTCCGGCTTTTGTGGCTGGCGGAGATCCGTTTTCCGGCGCTATTCGTCACCGTGGCATGCTCAGGGTGATCGGTACGTTTATCGGCTGTATTGGGGCGTTGGTGATTATCATTGCCACGGTTCGGGCACCGGCGTTGATGCTGCTGCTGTGCTGCTTGTGGGCCGGTGTCTGTGTATGGATTTCGTCGCTGGTAAAAGTAGAGAACGCCTATGTGTTTGCGCTGGCAGGCTACACGACGCTGATTATTATCGTGACCAGCCAGAGTGAGCCGTTGCGTATTTTGCAATTTGCGGTGGAACGGTGCAGCGAAATCGTGCTGGGTATCGTGTGTGCCATTCTGGCTGACCTGCTGTTTTCGCCCCGTTCGATCAAGCAAGAGATCGACCGTGCGGTGGAGGAACTGTTGGTCGGGCAATATCACTTGCTGCAACGTTGCGTGAATGGCATATCGAAAGAGGAACTGGACGCCGTCTGGAACGGTCTGGTGCGTAAAACCCACGCCATCAATGGGATGCGTAGCGTACTGATGATGGAGTCGTCACGCTGGCAGGGTGCCAGTCGCCGGATAACCACGCTGTTGACCCAATCCTGGGTCATGATTACCCAGGCGTGCGAAACCCGCCTGACGCTGCAGGATCACCCAGACGCCGTCAAAGGGGCGATCGCCGTGATGCTGGAACAACCGGCAGAGACCCCCGCCGACGTACAGCGGCGTTTACGGCAGTTGCGCCATCTGGCGGCGGCGCATAGCCGCAGTCTGCCGCCAACACTGGTGAGCTGGCTGGGGGCGGCGGCACGCTATCAATTGCTGGCGAAAGGCGTGAAAACTAACGTACGCATCAGCCAGAGTGAGGCGGCGTTACTGGAGGCTGATATCCCGGTCAAGGCCAGTTCGGCGGAAACCCACCATGCCATGATCAACGGTGTGCGTACGGCTGTCGCCACAGGACTTGGATGCCTGTTCTGGTTGTGGACCGGCTGGACATCGGGCAGCGTTTGTATGGTGATGCTGGCGGTGGTGACCTCGCTGGCGATGCGCTTACCCAATCCATTGATGGCGGCGAAAGACTTTCTGATCGGTACGCTGGTGGCGCTGCCGCTGGGGGCGCTGATGTTTATGCTGGTGCTGCCGTCTACCCAGCAAAGTCTGCTGCTACTTTGTCTGAGCCTCGGCGGTGTCGCGTTTGTGATAGGCATTGAGGTACAGAAACGACGCCTGGGGTCGCTGGGGGCGTTGGCCAGTACCATCAACATTCTGGTACTCAGCAACCCGATGAAATTCAATCTGTCTCAGTTTCTGGATAATGCGATTGGTCAGGTGATCGGCTGTATTCTGGCATTGAGCGTTATTTTGCTTATCCGTGACAATACCCGTGAACAAACGGGCCGTACACTGCTTAACCGGTTCGTGTTCGGCGCGGTCTCGGCGTTGTCGACCCGACCGGCACGGCGTCAGGAGAACCACCTGCCCGCGCTGTACCAGCACCTGTTTTTGTTGCTGAACCTGTTTCCCGGTGAAATCGGCAAATATCGCCTGGCGCTGTCGCTTATCATGATGCACCAGCGCTTGCGGACGTTAGTGTTGCCGGTCAGCCCTGCGCTGTCCGCTTTTCACCGCCAGATGCGAGCGACAGCTGAGCAGGTCATCGGCGCTACTCGCGATCGTAGCCTGCATTTTTCCCGATTACTGGCACAAATGGATGAGTACCAGCAACTGTTGCGTGACCATCAGGTATCGGATGAGGCGATTGATGCGGTCGGTCGGCTCACCGCGTTATTGCATCGCCATCAACATGCGCTCGGTGACTAA
- a CDS encoding DUF1543 domain-containing protein, whose translation MTTLFMYYVGGRAQGANIELHDIQFAAVEHPQDGFPLLKANWFGDKNQIHVDSYTPCHWADGYDITLSRQPFQGREKLWFINMGGYLPHNPAEVHQFGLFVATNAEQAKQRAKAVLLTDVFQQHKDDLRDVDDCLPLTLLDRWYIHLTANPTGQVLPPQWQGYHPL comes from the coding sequence ATGACAACGCTATTTATGTATTACGTGGGCGGGCGCGCCCAGGGTGCGAATATCGAATTGCATGACATCCAGTTCGCCGCAGTGGAACACCCACAAGATGGGTTTCCCCTCTTAAAAGCCAACTGGTTCGGCGATAAAAACCAGATCCACGTCGATAGCTATACCCCCTGCCATTGGGCAGACGGCTATGATATCACGCTCAGCCGCCAGCCGTTTCAGGGTAGAGAAAAACTCTGGTTCATCAACATGGGAGGCTATCTGCCGCACAATCCGGCGGAGGTGCATCAGTTCGGGCTGTTTGTCGCAACAAACGCGGAACAGGCTAAACAACGAGCCAAAGCGGTGCTACTGACCGACGTGTTTCAGCAGCACAAGGACGACCTGCGCGATGTGGACGACTGCCTGCCGCTCACGCTGCTGGACCGCTGGTATATCCACCTCACCGCTAACCCTACCGGGCAGGTTTTGCCGCCGCAGTGGCAGGGTTACCACCCGCTGTAA
- a CDS encoding LysE family translocator yields MTLHLWLVYLGVITVLIAVPGPSALLSMTHGLRYGQRRALATILGGATGSLLLMTASALGLGAVLAASATAFLVLKVVGALYLIWLGISAWRTQENTLTPSSEVEESAPGALGLYRRGFMVGVSNPKDILFFAALFPNFIDTGAPQAMQFALLALTWAVLDCSIMFTYACMGNRVSTLFAHPRRLRLFNRATGTLFIFAGSALVASTK; encoded by the coding sequence ATGACACTGCATCTTTGGCTGGTTTACCTCGGTGTGATCACCGTGTTGATTGCGGTTCCGGGGCCATCGGCCTTACTCAGTATGACGCATGGTTTGCGCTACGGGCAACGACGTGCACTGGCGACTATATTGGGCGGCGCGACCGGTTCACTGTTGCTGATGACCGCGTCGGCACTGGGGTTAGGGGCGGTGCTGGCCGCATCGGCGACAGCGTTTCTGGTACTAAAAGTCGTGGGGGCGCTCTACCTGATTTGGCTCGGTATTTCCGCCTGGCGAACGCAGGAAAACACCCTGACGCCTTCCTCTGAGGTAGAAGAGAGTGCACCAGGGGCGCTGGGGTTGTATCGACGTGGTTTTATGGTGGGCGTCAGTAATCCCAAAGACATCCTGTTTTTTGCCGCATTGTTTCCCAATTTTATCGACACGGGTGCGCCACAGGCGATGCAGTTTGCATTGCTGGCGTTGACCTGGGCGGTGCTGGATTGCAGCATCATGTTTACTTACGCCTGCATGGGGAACCGTGTCTCCACGCTGTTTGCCCACCCACGACGCTTGCGGTTGTTTAACCGTGCAACCGGCACCCTGTTTATTTTTGCAGGCTCTGCGCTGGTGGCATCAACCAAATAA
- the yjgA gene encoding ribosome biogenesis factor YjgA: protein MNKHPEDWQDEIPDASQDDEDEEIIWVSKSEIKRDAEALKALGTELVELGKNALERIPLDDDLRAAIELAQRITKEGRRRQLQLIGKMLRARDPEPIQTALDKLRNRHNQQVSLFHKLEQLRDRLIAEGDGAVPDILALYPQADRQQLRSLVRNAQKEKAANKPPKSARQIFQYLRELAEAE from the coding sequence ATGAACAAACATCCCGAAGACTGGCAGGACGAGATTCCTGACGCCAGCCAGGACGATGAAGACGAAGAAATAATCTGGGTCAGCAAAAGCGAGATTAAGCGCGATGCTGAAGCCCTTAAAGCGCTGGGTACCGAATTGGTCGAGCTGGGTAAAAACGCGCTGGAACGTATTCCGCTGGATGACGATCTGCGCGCCGCGATTGAGCTGGCGCAGCGCATCACCAAAGAAGGCCGCCGTCGCCAGTTGCAGTTGATCGGCAAAATGCTGCGCGCCCGCGACCCGGAGCCGATTCAGACCGCACTGGACAAGCTGCGTAACCGCCATAACCAGCAGGTGTCACTGTTCCACAAGCTGGAGCAATTGCGCGACAGGTTGATAGCCGAAGGTGATGGCGCAGTTCCCGACATCCTTGCGCTTTACCCGCAGGCCGACCGCCAGCAACTGCGCTCGCTGGTGCGTAACGCCCAAAAAGAAAAAGCGGCCAACAAGCCCCCCAAATCAGCCCGGCAGATTTTCCAGTATCTACGTGAACTGGCAGAAGCGGAGTGA
- the pmbA gene encoding metalloprotease PmbA, which yields MTIITQVAEQRKVLEQAVSQALELARAGSDAAEVAVTKTTGISVSSRYGEVENVEFNSDGALGITVYYQQRKGSASSTDMSPDAIARTVQAALDIARYTSVDPFAGPADKELLAFDAPDLDLFHPAELDADRGIELAADAEQAALKADKRITNTEGGSFNSHYGIKVFGNSHGMLQSYCSSRHSMSVSVIAEHNGDMERDYAYTIGRALGDLQSPAWVGEECARRTLARLSPRKLATMQAPVMFAAEVATGLFGHLVGAISGGNVYRKSTFLLDSLGKQILPEWLTIQELPHLRKGLASTPFDSEGVRTEQREIVKDGVLQTWLLTTYAGRKLGMKSTGHAGGIHNWHIAGRGLDFDGMLKEMGTGLLVTSLMGQGVSAVTGDYSRGASGFWVENGEIQYPVSEITIAGNLKDMLRNMVTIGDDIETRSNIQCGSVLLPSMKIAGV from the coding sequence ATGACAATAATCACTCAGGTTGCAGAACAGCGTAAAGTGCTGGAACAGGCGGTATCACAGGCGCTGGAACTGGCCCGTGCCGGTTCTGATGCGGCGGAAGTTGCCGTCACGAAAACAACCGGTATCAGCGTCAGCTCCCGGTATGGTGAAGTTGAAAACGTCGAATTCAACAGCGATGGCGCGCTTGGCATTACCGTCTACTATCAGCAGCGTAAAGGTAGCGCGTCATCCACGGATATGAGTCCGGACGCTATCGCACGCACAGTGCAGGCAGCGCTGGATATTGCCCGTTATACCTCGGTTGACCCTTTTGCCGGCCCGGCAGACAAGGAGCTACTGGCGTTTGACGCGCCAGACCTGGATTTATTCCACCCTGCTGAACTGGATGCCGATCGCGGTATCGAACTGGCCGCCGATGCCGAACAGGCGGCGCTGAAAGCCGATAAACGCATCACCAACACCGAAGGTGGCAGCTTCAACAGTCACTACGGTATCAAAGTATTCGGTAACAGCCACGGTATGTTGCAGAGCTACTGCTCCAGTCGCCATTCCATGTCGGTTAGCGTCATTGCCGAGCACAACGGCGATATGGAGCGCGATTACGCTTACACCATCGGTCGTGCGCTGGGCGACTTGCAATCCCCTGCATGGGTTGGGGAAGAATGCGCGCGCCGTACACTGGCACGTCTGTCGCCGCGTAAGCTGGCGACGATGCAGGCCCCGGTGATGTTCGCCGCCGAGGTGGCGACCGGTTTATTCGGCCATTTAGTCGGTGCTATCAGCGGTGGCAACGTCTACCGGAAATCCACCTTCCTGTTGGATAGCCTGGGCAAACAGATTCTGCCGGAATGGCTGACCATTCAGGAGTTGCCGCATTTACGCAAAGGGCTGGCCTCCACGCCGTTTGACAGCGAGGGCGTGCGTACCGAACAGCGGGAGATAGTCAAAGATGGCGTGCTGCAAACCTGGTTGCTGACCACCTATGCCGGTCGGAAATTGGGCATGAAGAGCACCGGCCATGCGGGTGGCATTCATAACTGGCACATTGCCGGACGTGGGCTGGATTTTGACGGTATGCTCAAAGAAATGGGGACCGGCCTGCTGGTCACCAGTCTGATGGGGCAAGGGGTCAGCGCGGTAACCGGGGATTATTCCCGTGGTGCTTCCGGTTTCTGGGTAGAAAACGGCGAGATTCAGTACCCGGTGAGTGAAATCACGATTGCCGGTAACCTGAAAGATATGCTGCGTAATATGGTGACCATCGGGGATGATATCGAAACGCGCAGCAACATCCAGTGCGGTTCGGTGTTACTGCCGTCAATGAAGATTGCCGGGGTATAA
- the rnk gene encoding nucleoside diphosphate kinase regulator: MDKPHLTISELDAERLDALLEQPAFADTEVAQALSEELDRADIVQPVEMPADVVTMNSRVRFRDLLTTEEHIRTLVYPASLKDSREQISVMAPLGAALLGMHVGNSIAWPLPNGEETRIEVMELLYQPEAAGEYHR; encoded by the coding sequence ATGGACAAACCGCACCTGACGATTAGCGAGCTGGATGCCGAACGCCTGGATGCGCTGCTGGAACAACCCGCTTTTGCCGATACAGAGGTTGCGCAGGCTCTGAGCGAGGAACTGGATCGGGCGGATATCGTCCAGCCGGTCGAGATGCCCGCTGATGTCGTCACCATGAACAGCAGGGTCCGGTTCCGCGATCTACTCACCACAGAAGAACATATCCGCACGCTGGTCTACCCGGCCAGTCTTAAGGACAGTCGGGAACAAATTTCGGTGATGGCACCACTGGGAGCGGCACTGCTCGGCATGCATGTCGGCAACAGCATCGCCTGGCCGCTGCCTAACGGCGAAGAAACGCGCATTGAAGTGATGGAACTGCTCTACCAGCCGGAAGCAGCAGGTGAGTATCACCGCTAA